Part of the Burkholderia sp. FERM BP-3421 genome, CGCTCCTCGACGCTCGCGGCGAAATCGCCGGCCTCGCTGACGGCGCGCGGCTCACGCCCGCGCGCGCCGCCCGACAATGACGGGGCCTCGTTCATGATCCGCTCGCCGACAGGGCGGGCAGCGGCGGCGCGAGCGACGCATCGCGCGGCAGCGGCGCGCCGACGCCCGCCGCCCCCGCCGAGGCGGTCGACAGCCGGTAGGTGCGGCCGCCGTTCGACACCACCACGGCGCCCGGCTCGATCGCCGTCACGCGGCCGCCGCCCGGCAGTTGGTCGCCGCGCTGCACCTCGAATTCCGCGCCGCCGTTGATGCGCAGCGTCGCGAAGCGGCGCGCGCCGACGCCCTCGATCGCGGTCACCGCGAGCTGCGCGCCCTGCCCGATGCCGCGCGCGCGCGCCAGCTGCGCGGCCCGCTCGGTCACCTGCTGCTCGGTTTCGAGCTTCTTCAGTTGCGCCTGCAACAACACCGTCTCGCTCTGCAGCTGCGTGAGCCGCGCGGCGGTGTCGCCGTCGTCGGCCGGCGCGGCGCACGCGGCGCTCGCCATGAGCATCGCGCACCCTGCGCCGAGCCACCGGATCTGACCGCTATTTCGCATAGAGCACCCCTTCGACAGTCCACTGATTGTTCTGATACGCGATGCGCCGCACGCGCAGCCCCGGCACCGCGACCGCCTGCATGAAATCGGCCGGCGCGAGCCCGCCGAGGCTCGCGTTGAGGCGGTAGGCGCGCCATCCGCGCAGCGTCGCCGAGGGCGCGTCGAGCGGCCCCAGCGTCACCGTTTCCCCCGGCAGCAAATCGAGTTTAGCGACGGCGTCGAGCATTTGCAGCCGCGACAGAAGTTGCGTCCTCGCAGACGAATCTTCGTCGAGCGGCGTCTCGCCCGTGGCCGTCAGCGCGAGCGGCATCTCGAGCGTCGCATGCTCGCCGTCGGTGTCGATGACCGCCCCGGGTTCCGCCGCGAGCAGGTAGCGCACGTTCGAGCCGTTGCGCGTCCACGCGTAACGGACCGTGTCCGTCGTGCATTCGTAGTGGTCGAGCTGCCAGCCGCCGGGCGAGAGCCGGCCGAAGCGCGCGGCGCACGCGCGCGCGAACGCGCGCACGTCGGGCTGATTGGCCCACGGATGCGCGAGCTGCACGCCGCTCGCCTGGCGCGCGGCCAGTTCGGCGCGCGTGCGTTCGAGCGCCGCCTCCTGTTCGCGCGCCTCGCGCTGGGCGCGATAGTGCAGGTAGCCCAGCACGCCGCCCACCGTCGCGCACGCGAGCACGGCGGCGATCAGCGCGGTGCGCGGCGACAGCCGCCGCTCGATCGGCCGCAGCGCCCACCAGCGTTCGGTGCGCGGCCGGCCGCCGCGGCGCGGCAGCAGATCCTCGATCCGCTTCGGCTGGAAATTCTGGAAGCCCTGCCGTTCGAGCTCCGGCTCGCCGATCACGACGTTCCAGCCGCCCCACGCGTAATCGGTATGCAGCCGCTCCAGCGCTTCCTCGCGGCTGCCGATCCAGTCGCCGTTCGGCACGAACGCGTGGTCGCGCACCGCGAAGTAGGCCCAGCGTCCGTCCGGCAGCGCGAATGCGCCGAGCCAGTTCGGCGCGGGCTGGCGCCGGCCGTTGTAGAACGCGCCCTCGATCGCGATCGCGCGCGACACCATCGCGCCCAGCGACAGGTGCCCCGCCGCGAAGCCGTCGCGCGTGTGCGCGTAGCCGGCCGCCGCGACGCCGCGGTCGATCCGCAGCACCATCAGGTCGAACTTCAGCTTGCGCGCAAGCTCGGCCGCCTCGGCGCGCCACTCGTTGCGGCGCGACAGCGACTGCCAGAACAGCCCGCCGACGAAGCGCTGGCGGCCGATCTGCACCACCTGGGCGCGGCCTGCCTCCTCCGTCACGCGCCGCCTCGCTGCGTCACCGGCGTGATCAGGATCACTATCGCCTCGCGGCTGCGCTGCGCATCGTAGCCGCCGCCCAGCGCGATCATCTCCGGCGTGCCGACGCCCTGGCGGTTCAGGTTGTCGTTGGTGCCTTCATAGCCGCTGATCACGAGCGTCTCGCCCGACTTCATCGAGACGCGCTGCAGGAAGTTGCGCGTGTCGACTTCCGGCGTCTGGATCTTCATCGCGTTGCTCGCGTCGCTGCTCGACACATCCTTCAGGCGCAGCAGCGACGAGATGTTGGTCGAGAACTGCAGCATCACCGTGCCGTCGTCGAGCACGTGCGGCAGCAGCGTCATGTTGAAGCCCGTCGTCACGGTGCCCGGCGTGAGCGCGGTCGACGAACCGACGTTCGCGGTATTGGTGGTCGAGATCTGCGCGAGATAGCCGGTCTGGGTCGCGACCTGCACCGGCACCGGCTGGTTGTTCAGCGTGGTCACCGACGCCGAGGTCTTGCGCCGCACCTTGCCCTGCTGCGACAGCGCCGTGATCAGCAGCTTGGTGCCGTTGAAACGGCTCGTCGGGCTCAGCACGGCCGCGGACATCGCGGTGTGCGCGGCCGTCACGCCGCTCGAGAACGTATTGGTGATGCCGAAGCTCGCCGACAAGGTCTTGTAGACCACCGACCAGTCGATGCCGTAGGCATCCTCGGCCGACAGCGTCACGCTGAGCACGGTCACGTTGAGCAGCACCTGGCGCGACAGCGCGAGGTTCTGCTGGTTCATGAAGGAGGCGACGCGTTCGAGCACGTCGGGCGTGTCGGTCACCGAGATCGAGCCGGTCGCGGGCGACGCGACCGAACTGCCGTAGCGCGACAGCATCGACTGGATCGCGCTCTGCAAGCCGTTGAACACCGACAGCTGCGACGCGACCGCCGTGTTCGCGGTGTTGTTCGCGGTCAGGCCCGGCGTGCTGACCGCGCCGCCGCTGCCGCCCGAACCCGAGCCGCCGCTGCCGCCGCTCGATCCGCTGTCGCTCGTCGCGCCGCTCACGACCGACGCGTTCAGCGACGAATCGCCGGGAATCGCGTTGACCTGGAACGTGCGGGTGTCGGTATAGAAGAAGCGGATCACGCCGTCGTCGTACTTCCAGTACACGCCGAAGCGCGCGCAGGCCGCATCGAGCAGGCCGCGCAGCGTGCCGCCCGAATACAGCACGCGCACCGGCGCGAACGCGGTCGCGCCGCCGCCGCCGTCGCCGCCGGCCGGTCGCGCGCCGCCGCCCGCGGGCATGCCCGGCGGCAGCGGCGGCACCGAGCGCTCGCCCGATGCGTTCAGCAGCGTGGGCGGCCCCGCCGCGCCCGCGTCCGCGCCGCCGCCCTGCGAACGGGCGGCGGCCTGCATCGCGCTCGCCGCGACCTGGGTGCGGATCTGCGTGAGCCGCGTGATCTGCGCGGCGAACTCGGACAGTGAGGACACCGCGCGATCGAACGAGGCGGGTTCGTCGAACAAGGGCGGCAGCGTCGTGTCGTTGCGCAGCTTGACCGTGCCCGCCGACACCCACAGCCCGTCGTCGACGACCACGGGCGGCAGCGCATGCACGCGGCTGTCGCCGTCGGCCGCGCGCCGCATCAGCGCCGTCGATTCATCGTCCGCGCGCTGCACGTCCTGGTCGATATGCTGGCGAAGGCCGGTGCAGCCGGCCAGCAACGCCGCGCCCAGCAGGGAAATTCCGAACAGAAGGCGCATCAGCCCGCTCCTTGCGCGACGACGCGCAACACATGATTGCCACGATAGAGAATCGCCTGGATCGGCGTGGAGGTCCGGCCGAGGCTCGCGACGAGCGCCTGCAGCACGTCTTCGAACGAGCCGTGCAGCGTGGCCTGCGCATCGATGCTGAAGTCGACGGGCGCATCCCAGACGAGCTGCCATCCGGCGCTGCGCGACCAGCGCGTCAGCACGCCGCGGATGGTGCCGTCGGAGGCGCGCACGTCCCAGGCGGGCAGCGGCGCGCTGGGCGCGGCCGGCGCGGCTGCGACGGGCGACGCGGCCGGCGCGGCCGTGGTCGCGACCGGCCACGGCGTCGCCGCGGCGGCGTCCGCCGTCAGCGGTGCGTGGTCGAAATGATCCGGCGCCCCCGCGCCGGACGGATCCCCCTTGAGCGGCAAGCTGCTTGCCGCGCAATGGGTTGCGAAGAGCGCGGCCGCGAAATACGCGGCCGCGGCGGCCGTGGCGCCCTGCATCATGATTCCCTCGTGACTAGACCACACCCTTGCGCCGCCCGCCGACGCCGGACAATGTCCGACCGTTCGGATTTCGGGCCCCCGGGGCGCCGCGCCAGCCATGTCCGGTATCCCGGTCCGGGGATTACCGATGCCTTACATAATGGGCGCGCGTGTGAATTCGTTTTATTTAAATCATTATGGCGCGGCAAATATACCCCGAACAGTTTGACAAAAGCTAGTTGGCGTGCAAAATTCAGTAGACCATTCAATTTTTTCACCCGCCGCGCGCGCAATGCGCCGCTCAATCCGATCGAAATAAAGATGAACCAGCCTGCCGCTGCCGCACCGCTTCGCGATCTCGCGGGTGAAGTGCTCGGCCTGATCGACCTCAAGCAGATGTTCACCGACATCCATATCGAACAGGACCGTCCGGTCACGATCAAGACGCCGCGCGGCTGGATCGAGACCAGCGACGAACCGGTGCTGTTCGACGAGATGCGCCCGCTCCTCGACGCGATCGACGAGCACTGGGAAGCCGCGCTCGCCCGCGGCACGCTCGACCGCCCGTTCGTGCTGACCCGCTGCCGGCTGCGCTGCCACGTGTACCGGGCGGGCGGCGGCCGCAAAATCGTGATCTCCATGCGCCGCCTGCCGCTCACGCCGCTGCCGCTCGACGAGCTGGGCCTGCCCGGCTACGTGCGCTCGATGCTCGACAACACCAAGGGCATCATCCTCGTCACCGGGCCCACCGGCTCGGGCAAGACGACCACGATCGCGTCGCTGCTGGAGCATGTGAACGCCACCCGCAACACCCACATCGTCACCATCGAGGAGCCGATCGAATACTATCTGGAGCGCCGCCAGTCGATCATCTCGCAGCGCGAAGTGCCGACCGATACCCCGAATTTCCCGCTGGGCCTGCGCGAGGCGCTGCGCCAGAAGCCGGACGTGGTGATGGTGGGCGAGGTGCGCGACGCCGAGACGGCGGACACGCTGCTGCAGGCGGGCGAGTCGGGCCACCTCGTGCTCGCCACCATGCACACGGGCAGCGCGGTCAGCGCGCTCAACAAGCTGCTGTCGTTCTTCCCGTCCGAGCAGCGCGACCGGCACGCGGTCGCGCTCGCGGAATCGCTGATCGGCATCGTCTGCCAGGGCCTCGTGCCGAGCGCGGACGGCGAGAGCCTGGTGCTCGCGAGCGAACTGCTGTTCAACAACAACAACCAGGTCGCCAAGCTGATCGCGGATCCGGCCAAGCTCCATCTCGTCAACGAATTCCTGCGCCGGCGCGAGGACAACATGTCGCGCGCGCTCAACGAGGATCTCGCCGCGCATGTCGCGCGCGGGCGGATCACGCACAAGGACGCGCTGCGCGCGAGCTACAACCGCATTGAGTTAAATGAAATGATGCAATCGATTGTTTCGAGATGAATCGAATCGGCGTGACAATCCTGATTTCCCGTATCACACTAAAATTCGAAAAAAACTCGATAAACAGGCTCGCTTCGATATTGATCAATTCGCCTCGAACATTCAAATCGGCGGGTTTTTATCCGTGAGCTAATTCGGACACCGATCGCATTTAAATCATGAATGCGATTTACATCAATTAGCGATCAGGCGGGTCTGGTTCAGGAAGCCGAGGTCGCCGCGCGAGGCCACGCGGGTGGGCGTGGGAACGGGCTTGAGGGGCGCGCGCAGGGATGACGCGGGCGCAGCGGCGCGAGCGACGGCCACGGCGACAGGCAGCGTGGTGACCGGCAGCGTGGCGGCGCCTCCTGCCGCAGCCGCTGTCACGACGCCCGGCGTAGCGACGCCCGGCGAAACGACGCCCGGCGAAACCAGCACCACCCGGCTCGCATCGCGCGTGCCCGGCAGCGTCAGCACCGCGCACGCGCCCGGCGCGAGCGTCGCGGCGAGCGAGGTGTCGCGCGCATCGCCGTCCGCCTGCCCCACCCAGCGTTCGACCATCCGCATGTCGAGTGCGAGCTGATTCGGCTCGGCGGCCTCGCGCGGCGTGATGCGCATCGCGAAGCCGGCGCGCCGCGCGTTCAACACGCGCCCATCGGTCGCGACGTAACTGCGCTGCTGCTGCTCGAAGTCGGCGCTGCCGTCGGGCGCGGTCAGCGTGGAGCGCTCGACGTCGACCCTCGCCTCGCCGTGCGCGGCCAGCCGCGCCAACCGCGCGCGCAGCGCCGCGCACCCGGCCGGCTCCACCGTCACGCGCGGCGCGGCGGTATCCGAACCAGCGCGCAGGCCGAGCGCAGCGAATGCCCCCGACTGCATCGACGCGCCGAACACGTCCAGGCGCAACGCGGTCGGCATGGTGTCGAGCCGGGCCAACAGCCGTGCATCGGCGTCGAGCCGGGACGGCACGTCGCGGATCAGCACGGTGTTCGAGCGCGCATCCGCATCGATGATCGGCAGCGCGGTGGTGAATTCAACGAGGTCCGGCAGCGCTCGCGGACGCGCGCCGTCCTGCTCCAGTCTGCGCCGCAACTGAGAGGCGAGGCCCGGCAGCACGGTCTCGCCCGTCGCGCCGCGCACGGTGCGATCAGCCGCGTCGCGCGCGCGCAGCCGCACCGCGCGCGTCGCGGTACGCACCCTCGCCTGCGCGGCCTGGTCCAGCGCGCGCGCCGCGGCCAGCACGAGCTCCACATAGCGGGACGGGCCCGCGATCCGCGCGATGCGCGTCGCGTCATCGATCCCGGGCGGCCAGCGCGGATCGACGATCTTCTGCCGCGCGAGCGCCGCGCGCAGCTCGGCGGGCGTCGCGTAGTTGAGCCGCACGGCCACGCGCCGGAACGCGGCGGGCGGCGTCAGTTGCAGCACCGCGCCGTCGTAGTACCACGCAAGACCGCAGGCGGCGGCGACGGCTTCGACGAAGCGCTGCGGCGGCAGCGCGCCGGGCGGATCGAAGCGGCACGACGCGGCCGCGCCGGCCTCGATCGCCACGCCGGTGACGCGCGCGAGCACCTGCAACGCGTCGGCCGCATGCGCGCCGCGCGGCGCGTCGAAGCGCTGCGCGGGCCACGCCACCGGCACCGCGCCGGCCGGGCCGGCCAGCGCGCCGACGACGGCCGCCGCCGCCCAGGCCGCCGCGCGCCGCCTCATCGCGGCGCGGGCGTATCGGGCGCGGCGGCGTCGGGCGCGGCCTCGCCGAGGTTGAGACGATAGCCGGTCGCGTACGCGGCCTGCACGGTCCACGCGATGCCGGCCGCCTTCAGCCGGCTGCGCAGCCGGCTCACGTACATGTCGACCGAGCGGGTCTGAGCGGCCGCCTCCACGCCCCACACGAGCCGCAGCAAGTCCTGGCGCTGCACGACCGTGCCGGGATGCGCGGCGAGGTGCCACAGAATATCGAACTCCTTGGCGCTGAACGCATGCGCGGCCTCGCCCACCGACACCGTCAGCGTCGCGCGCGACAGCACGTGCGCGCCGACCTGCATGCGGCCGCTGTCCGCCGACAGCGCGGCGAACCGGCGCAGCAGCGCGCGCACGCGCGCGAGCAGCGTCTGCCGTTCGAGCGGCTTGATCAGGAAATCGTCCGCGCCGGCGTCGAGGATCTTGACGATGTCCTCCTCGTCGGAGTGCACGGTCTGGAAAATCACCGGCACGATCGAGCGCGCGCGGCCGCGCACCCAGCCGAGCAGGCGTTCGCCCGTCATGCCGGGCAGATCCCAATCGAGGATCAGCAGGTCGGCCCAGCTGTCGCCGAGGAAGTTGCGCGCGTCGAGCCCGTTCTCGAACGCCTCGACCCGGTAGCCTTCGGCCTTGAGCCAGGTGACGAGCAGCGTGCGCTGCACCGGATCGTCCTCGACGACGACGATCTGCTTGGGCTGCTGTACGGTGCGCTGCATATTCGGGTCGGACATCGTGAACTCGGAAACGGTAAGGACAGGAAAAAGACAAGCGGCGACGCGCGCGTTCAGCCGTCGGGCGACACGCTCGCGCGCCAGCGCGCGATGCCGTCGGGCACCTGCGGCGACGCGGCGCGCACGAGCAGCGGCAGCCGCACCACGAACACGGTGCCGACGCCCTGGTTCGATTCCGCGTGCAGCGCGCCCGCGTGCGCGGCCACCACCTGCGCGGCCAGTTGCAGCCCGAGGCCGAAGCCCATCGAGCCGCGCTTCGCGAGCGGCGCGAAATCCGTCATCCGGCCGTCGGCCGTGAGGCCCGGCAGGCCGCCCGCCCAGTCGCGCACCGTCAGTTCCGCGTAGGCGTCGCGCACCCGCAGCCGGATCTCGACGCGCGCGCCCTGGCGCGACGCCTGCACGGCGTTGTCGATCAGGTTCTGCAACGCGCGCGCGATGAACACGCGCGCGCCGTTCAGCCACAGCGGCTCGGCGTCGCCGAGCCACAGTTGCAGCGCCACGCCGCGATACACCGCGCCGACCTCGAGTTTCGGCACGAGATCGCGCAGCACGCGGCGCAGGTCGAAGCGGACGAAATGATGGTGGCGCAGGTCGTCGG contains:
- the pilP gene encoding type IV pilus biogenesis protein PilP → MRNSGQIRWLGAGCAMLMASAACAAPADDGDTAARLTQLQSETVLLQAQLKKLETEQQVTERAAQLARARGIGQGAQLAVTAIEGVGARRFATLRINGGAEFEVQRGDQLPGGGRVTAIEPGAVVVSNGGRTYRLSTASAGAAGVGAPLPRDASLAPPLPALSASGS
- the pilN gene encoding PilN family type IVB pilus formation outer membrane protein, whose amino-acid sequence is MRLLFGISLLGAALLAGCTGLRQHIDQDVQRADDESTALMRRAADGDSRVHALPPVVVDDGLWVSAGTVKLRNDTTLPPLFDEPASFDRAVSSLSEFAAQITRLTQIRTQVAASAMQAAARSQGGGADAGAAGPPTLLNASGERSVPPLPPGMPAGGGARPAGGDGGGGATAFAPVRVLYSGGTLRGLLDAACARFGVYWKYDDGVIRFFYTDTRTFQVNAIPGDSSLNASVVSGATSDSGSSGGSGGSGSGGSGGAVSTPGLTANNTANTAVASQLSVFNGLQSAIQSMLSRYGSSVASPATGSISVTDTPDVLERVASFMNQQNLALSRQVLLNVTVLSVTLSAEDAYGIDWSVVYKTLSASFGITNTFSSGVTAAHTAMSAAVLSPTSRFNGTKLLITALSQQGKVRRKTSASVTTLNNQPVPVQVATQTGYLAQISTTNTANVGSSTALTPGTVTTGFNMTLLPHVLDDGTVMLQFSTNISSLLRLKDVSSSDASNAMKIQTPEVDTRNFLQRVSMKSGETLVISGYEGTNDNLNRQGVGTPEMIALGGGYDAQRSREAIVILITPVTQRGGA
- a CDS encoding secretion protein, producing MRRRAAAWAAAAVVGALAGPAGAVPVAWPAQRFDAPRGAHAADALQVLARVTGVAIEAGAAASCRFDPPGALPPQRFVEAVAAACGLAWYYDGAVLQLTPPAAFRRVAVRLNYATPAELRAALARQKIVDPRWPPGIDDATRIARIAGPSRYVELVLAAARALDQAAQARVRTATRAVRLRARDAADRTVRGATGETVLPGLASQLRRRLEQDGARPRALPDLVEFTTALPIIDADARSNTVLIRDVPSRLDADARLLARLDTMPTALRLDVFGASMQSGAFAALGLRAGSDTAAPRVTVEPAGCAALRARLARLAAHGEARVDVERSTLTAPDGSADFEQQQRSYVATDGRVLNARRAGFAMRITPREAAEPNQLALDMRMVERWVGQADGDARDTSLAATLAPGACAVLTLPGTRDASRVVLVSPGVVSPGVATPGVVTAAAAGGAATLPVTTLPVAVAVARAAAPASSLRAPLKPVPTPTRVASRGDLGFLNQTRLIAN
- the pilO2 gene encoding type 4b pilus protein PilO2, whose protein sequence is MTEEAGRAQVVQIGRQRFVGGLFWQSLSRRNEWRAEAAELARKLKFDLMVLRIDRGVAAAGYAHTRDGFAAGHLSLGAMVSRAIAIEGAFYNGRRQPAPNWLGAFALPDGRWAYFAVRDHAFVPNGDWIGSREEALERLHTDYAWGGWNVVIGEPELERQGFQNFQPKRIEDLLPRRGGRPRTERWWALRPIERRLSPRTALIAAVLACATVGGVLGYLHYRAQREAREQEAALERTRAELAARQASGVQLAHPWANQPDVRAFARACAARFGRLSPGGWQLDHYECTTDTVRYAWTRNGSNVRYLLAAEPGAVIDTDGEHATLEMPLALTATGETPLDEDSSARTQLLSRLQMLDAVAKLDLLPGETVTLGPLDAPSATLRGWRAYRLNASLGGLAPADFMQAVAVPGLRVRRIAYQNNQWTVEGVLYAK
- a CDS encoding sensor histidine kinase; translation: MPHGAEARSFQIMQDHQPWGTLALDASGAIVAATARAQALFGRALPVGLAVGALLGETLEASAGSLFEQLTQGLEFAAGPAVLWLTLQPVDGDPQIAATVSVVDVSPLRRALDERVASLRFLAHDLRSPQNSILALTELRDADPAAFEACGGFARIAQLARHALLLGQDYLVASAADDLRHHHFVRFDLRRVLRDLVPKLEVGAVYRGVALQLWLGDAEPLWLNGARVFIARALQNLIDNAVQASRQGARVEIRLRVRDAYAELTVRDWAGGLPGLTADGRMTDFAPLAKRGSMGFGLGLQLAAQVVAAHAGALHAESNQGVGTVFVVRLPLLVRAASPQVPDGIARWRASVSPDG
- a CDS encoding type IV pilus twitching motility protein PilT, giving the protein MNQPAAAAPLRDLAGEVLGLIDLKQMFTDIHIEQDRPVTIKTPRGWIETSDEPVLFDEMRPLLDAIDEHWEAALARGTLDRPFVLTRCRLRCHVYRAGGGRKIVISMRRLPLTPLPLDELGLPGYVRSMLDNTKGIILVTGPTGSGKTTTIASLLEHVNATRNTHIVTIEEPIEYYLERRQSIISQREVPTDTPNFPLGLREALRQKPDVVMVGEVRDAETADTLLQAGESGHLVLATMHTGSAVSALNKLLSFFPSEQRDRHAVALAESLIGIVCQGLVPSADGESLVLASELLFNNNNQVAKLIADPAKLHLVNEFLRRREDNMSRALNEDLAAHVARGRITHKDALRASYNRIELNEMMQSIVSR
- a CDS encoding response regulator transcription factor, producing MSDPNMQRTVQQPKQIVVVEDDPVQRTLLVTWLKAEGYRVEAFENGLDARNFLGDSWADLLILDWDLPGMTGERLLGWVRGRARSIVPVIFQTVHSDEEDIVKILDAGADDFLIKPLERQTLLARVRALLRRFAALSADSGRMQVGAHVLSRATLTVSVGEAAHAFSAKEFDILWHLAAHPGTVVQRQDLLRLVWGVEAAAQTRSVDMYVSRLRSRLKAAGIAWTVQAAYATGYRLNLGEAAPDAAAPDTPAPR
- a CDS encoding toxin co-regulated pilus biosynthesis Q family protein yields the protein MMQGATAAAAAYFAAALFATHCAASSLPLKGDPSGAGAPDHFDHAPLTADAAAATPWPVATTAAPAASPVAAAPAAPSAPLPAWDVRASDGTIRGVLTRWSRSAGWQLVWDAPVDFSIDAQATLHGSFEDVLQALVASLGRTSTPIQAILYRGNHVLRVVAQGAG